DNA sequence from the Plasmodium brasilianum strain Bolivian I chromosome 4, whole genome shotgun sequence genome:
ATCTTTCTTCATTTCCTCAATAACATGTTCATTTGTAATATAACCAGACGCTCCGATTATTTCAAAATCCGCATTTTTGTTATCATGTTCATCTTTGCAAATAACAGCTAGTTCGTAATCTATGACTACAGACATACTTTTAAAACCTATCTCTTTTGAATTATCACAAAGCCTTTTAATCCATGATGGAGTTACCTTACTCCTTTCGTTTTtgtcttttattttacttagtTTTGTTTGCAAATCAAGAACGTCTTCTTCACTACACATGATATATCCTCGGGGGCACCAGCAACTGAGAATGAAGTGGAAAgcagaaattttttttttttttttctagcttTTACAAGTAGGTGGTGATATGCCAAAAGGGGGGGGGCATATACacacacgtacatacatatatttatatacatgtatttatatacatatataatatatatatatatatatatatatatatatatatatatatatatatatttgtacaacTCGTACTTCTCTAAATTGCTGTGAAAAGGTGAAatattgtgtatatatatgtatacatatatacacatttaatATGTACACTACGAGTAATTAAAAGGGAAATTCTGAACAGTGCATGTAAATGTGCGTGCATTTTGCATGAACTGTGCAGGATGTTTTACACATttcatacacatacacaatCGCACTTATcagaataaaacaaaaagttttaaaatgGTGTGGAACAAATAATGCACTCACAGAATTAAGCGAAAAATAGTcagttttattaaaataataatatgtagatatatataaacgaaTTATGTGTACACTAAGCGTAcgtatttttaagaaaaggTAAAATGGTGGAACAAAtatggtaaaaaaataaaagatggCAAAATTGTGCAAAAACGAACAAAATTAAGCAATCCAACGAAGAGTTGTATAAAGCAAAGAAGAATAAAgcaaaacaataaaaaagcgtagaatgaaacaaaattatgCAATTTAACGTAGTGCAAAGCGAAGCAGAATAATGCAAAACAGAATAAAAGCGTTGCTCACTTTTGGGGGTCTCCCTCTATAGCTGAAAATATTACACATGTATCTCCATCAATCTCAGGTATAGTATCCATTTCTCTCATGCgtgttcttttcttttcattttcttcatttttttcattaatattttgaaaagaaaTTATCTTTGTATTTTTCCAACTGAGTTCCAAGCTACTATTCCGtgtcaaataaaaaaaaatggagaagAACAAAAAGCGACTGTTTTtcatcatataaaaatattcaaaaaaaaaaaaaatttgtcaTGCATTCTTCTTCCTTTAATCAAACTTTTACAAAGCACTTGAAAAAATTGCTATAGCTTGAATGTTAACATGAAAGCAGGCCAAAACATCGctaataaaatgttaatgAAAGAACAAATTACGGTGAAAAGAGAagcaatttaaaaaaataaaaaaaaaaaaaaaagagagagagagagagagagagaCTATTCTCAGAGTCAGTCATAAAATCGCTTtgcttttatataatgagtacatacataagtacacatatatacacatacgtacatatatatatacacatatatacacatacgcacacatatatatacacttatatgtatatatacgcgTGCATATGTCCGTATACATGCCTGTTATGTACAACTATGAGTTTTATTGAAACAGTAAAGGTTCTGGTGCGAACTCCGCAACACCAGCACgaacatatttaaatatacacatatgtatgtatatatatatatatgtattatacttttacacatatgtacttatatatacctatacgcatttacacatatacatatgttccCTTTTTAACATTactaattttactttttatttgcCCATTTGCATTGAAGTATTAACATGAGGTGTCAATTTTTTCGTGTTTTAAGTTaaactcttttttttgcatGCACAGTGTTAGAGATAGAGAtgaaccttttttttttttttcttttttttttttgctcctTACAACGGTTACACAGCTTATATTATAGaacaaaaagtaaaataagatatataaaaagctaattaaaaaatgggaTATATAAAGTGAGGAGGGAAATGAAAAAGGCGAAATATAagctaaaataaaaaacagcAAAACAATAAAACAGTAAAACAAAGGGTCAGTTTTTTTTCGATttaatttccatttttacacaaatttttttcaaatagaaaaaaaaaaaaaaagaaaaaaagaaattctcGATTTAgagaaataacaaaaataaggCTACCccctttatttatatatttatttattccattttcttttgttttattttttttttttaaattagcAGTAAACCAAAAAGCTGTTAATCCTActacaaaaaaggaaaaaacagtTGAAGGAAGATTCTTTCTCTTTTGAAGGGATAAAAAAGGGATAATCAGGTGAAGAGAGGAAATTTAATTTACAAtattaatgttttaaaaaaaaaaaaaaaaaaaaaaaaaaaaaaagatttaacACCTCTAGGTGTGTACCATTTTGTACATAATgaagaatttataaaaagtggaaattatttttaaaaatattaatgtagTACTGTTTAAGAGAagtttcaaaaatattaatgtagCACTAGTTAAGggatattttaaaaacattaatgTATTGCTACTTCAAGAATGtttcataaatattcatgTACAACCGTTTGAcgaatttttcaaaaaaaattctcGTTTGAAAAGGttacacatatgtatttgtacGTGCACGCCCAACTTTTGTGCAGTGtacacattttttctttcgtCTCCTTTTATggcaaaaattaaattgtcATACGAGCAGAtgtgggaaaaaaaaatatgaacaaggTCATAAAAATTGGCtcagcaaaaaaaaaaaataaaataaataaatataacaaacaTACAAGTGAACAAGCACAAACGTGAACAAACAACAGCATAAATACTTGCTTGGCCTGCAAATTTTGCGCAGTACCAATAtgttcttaaaaaaattaaaaataaaattgcaaaaaatttgcaaaagATTTGCTATaaatttgcaaaaaattCGCTATaaatttgcaaaaaattTGCTATAAATTTGCAATAAATTCGCTATAAATTTGCAATAAATTTGCTATAAATTTGCAAAAGATTTGCTATAAATTTGCAATAAATTCGCTATAAATTTGCAATAAATTTGCTATAAATTTGCAAAAGATTTGCTATAAATTTGCAATAAATTCGCTATAAATTTTCTACAAATTTTCTACAAATTCAAAACAAAACCGCCGTTTTTTCAGACGGTCAAGTAACGCAATGCGAAGGTATACGAACTTCTCCGTGCTGTGCATTTCTCTGTGTCCATATCTGACACTTAACACATGTTCCCCTGTACCTTATTCACATGTAGTTCGTCTCATTGAGAGTAATCCTGCATGTAATTTCTTCcaagtatattttaaattttttcaaaaactcATTAATACTTTGAAATTCTACTATATGATTTAAAAATGGTATCTGAATCAGTACTTGATTAAAAGTAGCATATAtatcatgaaaaaaaattttcaaaagatCGACGGAtgactttttaattttttcatttacatatatagatGAATCGAGAATGATACAACTAATATCATAATTTCTCGAAGCAGCATCAGAagtatattcaaaataaaattctgcTCTTGATAACAATTCTTTTAATAGTGTTATTAAGGAATAATTATTGACATATTCAAGTTTACCatctttatcttttaaaaaatagcctatattatttttttcattatagcACTTTTCTTCattgtaaaagaaaaaggaattaCTATTCTTATCTGCATTGATCCATAAGGTAAATAAGTAATAAATGATTATTGCTATTTCGTAATCATCTTCAAGTTGAGAAGCTTTTCTGTGCTTTAAACTGTTATGTatctttaaatatacatgtattaatGATTTATAATCAACCTTATGATTTAACAACAAATTTGATATCCATACAATATAgaaacaataatttttatagctTAACACTATTAACTCTGGGTGGTTTAATGATATAGCTTGGTCACGCTCGTTTTCATTGAAACAGTAATTCACGTTGTACAAGTAATACAAAGCTTTCCTATCGTTTCGGTCTATGGCCATGTTGCTgctttttattctttctttGAGCGCTTCCTCGTTCAGCTCATCCCCCTGGTTCGTGGTTGCGCCGTCTACACCTCCTGCACCGCCTACACAGCCTATACCATCAGCACGTATTCGCTCCTCATCCGGATGCTTATCGCGCTTATCATGCTCGTCCTGCTCATCGTCATCACTTCCATCATTGTAGTCATTGCTGCCACTGTCGTTACCGTCAATATCGTTACCTCCTCTATCCCCCCTGGTTTGATAATTTTCCGTGTAGTCGTGGTAGGAGTACACGCTGCGCAGATTGTTATTTACTGCCTTGCTGACTAGTGAAAAGGGAGATAGTTTagagaaaattattttatcctGATTCTTTTTGTGCTCATAAGACTCATTGATTAGAATGACATTCATCTGAGgatctaaatatataagaggtatacaatttaaaaaagaaattaatttCATGCGTTggttatattttctattttttaaagcatcaattttgttttttagtAAAGAGCggatttttttaatttcaaataaattgttcataaacttatgcatttttataataactaATAAATAGAGACAattcttaaaattaaaatcataTAACTTGAGTATATCTCCtatgtaatttattataaagttaatattttcaaaagatATGGTTAGAGAGAATGAAAAGTCTAACAAGCGCTCAAAGCAAAAGGAAtatttggaaaaataaaaagaaccACACCTTGAGTTATTCtttaacatattattaacagTTGAATAACAATTTGAATTAATTgtatcaattttatttttttttttatcacataaaataattaatttgagtaaattaaatgatggcaagaaatttttaaaaagaaatttactcttttgaaaaattttattttttaaatcttctTTTGTGTACACACTTTTCTGGATGATCATTAAATAGTCTTTAAATGTATCTATAACATCTACAATACgagatatattaattttatattctacattgtttatctttttattataatcagTTATAACATCATCTATATGTTCATTTCTTCTATTagacatataattatacatgtTCGAAGAAGATTTTCTAATCAAGTCCAtctcttctttatttaaattttcaaaatatgcaAGTACTTCAAATGCATCTTCTCTTTTTCCATTCattaatatgttaaaataatttttcacaaTATCCCAATGacaaaatttgtatatataaaaaacaaataagttTATAAGTTCAACAAATAACAACCTTTGATAATTCAACGaagttttaaatttttttatctcttttaaatttaaataattactaCTCTGATTTGATAAATaatcctttttcattttgaaaaaacatttattttggaaaaatagCTTCTTTACAGCATTGGAAAAAGATGTAtcatatgatatatttttatctattgtgtaataatttttcaaagtATCCTTCTTAAGAGTACTGTTAATGTTAAGCAAGTCATGCACATTGCTTTTTTTAAACGAATCAACAATATTGTCTAATTGGTCTATGTTACCCAAgttgtttattttgtttatgtttctcttctttttttgctCCGTTGAAAATGAATCTTTTTCATGTTGACCATGGAGATAAGTATCTACAACGTATTCATTCAATAACTTGTTCTTCTGATAATCATTCTTTCTAAAACTACGCATTTTttgaataagaaaaattttcgTCTTCATACAATTGTCCATGTATTCCATTCTTTTCTTCAAACTAGGAAAACAAATCATCCGCAAGAGATATTtgtaaatgttataaaatatttccttAGTTTCACTATTGTACAACGGGTTCAACATAACGTAGCTATTACCAATGAAGTTCtcttcataaatataattgttcCTTGACAACTCGCTCATCAAAATAGATTTATCAATGCTGTCCAAATTTTGATAGTAATCCCCATCGCACTTCACTGCAGTAGAGTGGAAAAGCGCACCCTCCGCGTTTGTTTCCTCCATTCCGCTTTTACAACTATCATTGATATGGCTTCGACTGGTGTAACCTCCATAGCTGTACTGCTGCGCCTCGCTTTTCTCGTCGTCGGCGAAGCGAGTTCTTTTCACTGGGGCACTCCCCCGTGCTCCATCCCGCTCATCCTTCCCGGATTTGGTAACGTCCGTAGTATTCTTCTTGTTATTTTGTATCGCATTCAGCTTCACTACATCCTTGTATATCGCTCCCAAGTTGAGATCACCCCCTGGTGGTAGCTTCCATGCGTAGAAGGCTTTCCTTGCAAAGTATATAGCCACATCCTGGTACTTACCCTCCTTGAAATAGTAAATGTACGAGTCTGCAATGTTTAGTTCATTGAATTTGACATAATAGTAAAGGTAGTGGGATATGGTTAGTTCAAATATAGAACATGGGAAAtgatttttacatttatataaaattaaattaaaaatgaagaaatgaaaatttatatcatttgaGTATTCTAACAGtttagttaaaaaaattttaatttttttttttttcctttcattatttttaaaaagatatttcatataattgACATGTACTATTCTTTCAATAGGTAAGAAGCAATTCGTATATAACAcataataatcataattgTACTGCACATCTATGTTACTAATGAGTAGCTG
Encoded proteins:
- a CDS encoding secreted protein with altered thrombospondin repeat domain, yielding MKNSRFLFFSIFFYLTRNSSLELSWKNTKIISFQNINEKNEENEKKRTRMREMDTIPEIDGDTCVIFSAIEGDPQNCWCPRGYIMCSEEDVLDLQTKLSKIKDKNERSKVTPSWIKRLCDNSKEIGFKSMSVVIDYELAVICKDEHDNKNADFEIIGASGYITNEHVIEEMKKDLTYVPRKCTVNNFYLCRKVENDNVNCQYGPWSNWSACDGKKQRRTRKVLRSNQNNDNFCLWNGKKIPRNIIEETRTCMQK